In one Choloepus didactylus isolate mChoDid1 chromosome 1, mChoDid1.pri, whole genome shotgun sequence genomic region, the following are encoded:
- the LOC119535694 gene encoding LOW QUALITY PROTEIN: ester hydrolase C11orf54 homolog (The sequence of the model RefSeq protein was modified relative to this genomic sequence to represent the inferred CDS: deleted 2 bases in 1 codon; substituted 1 base at 1 genomic stop codon), which produces MVAKEIKLPGAFILGAGAGPFQTLGFNSEFMPVIQIESEHKPPVNGSYFARINPVDRGCLLEKYSEKYHDFGCAFTVNLFASDGQPGKIIEVKAKRRTGKLNFVTCMRETLEKYYGDKPIGMGDTFIIQKGKVKTQIMPSEFSSCPLNTDEDLKKWLHFMKXMPLCLPVFVSRDPWLDLQLEYTHCFSHHGESGHYHYDTTPGIVEYVGYFLPAVLLYRIDQPKETHLIGRY; this is translated from the exons ATGGTTGCAAAAGAAATTAAGCTGCCTGGAGCTTTTATTCTTGGAGCAGGAGCAGGCCCATTTCAGACTCTtgggttcaattctgagtttatgcCAGTTATTCAAATAGAAAGTGAACACAAACCTCCTGTGAATGGAAGTTACTTTGCTCGTATTAACCCTGTAGATCGAGGGTGCCTGCTAGAGAAATACAGTGAGAAATATCATGATTTTGGGTGTGCATTTACTGTTAATCTTTTTGCCAGTGATGGCCAACCTGGCAAGATCATTGAGGTGAAGGCCAAAAGAAGAACTGGAAAACTTAACTTTGTGACTTGTATGAGAGAGACTCTTGAAAAATATTATGGAGATAAGCCTATAGGAATGGGAGATACTTTCATAATTCAGAAGGGAAAAGTGAAGACTCAGATTATGCCCTCAGAATTTTCTTCCTGCCCATTGAACACTGATGAAGACCTGAAAAAA TGGTTGCATTTTATGAAATGAATGCCCCTTTGTCTACCAGTTTTTGTATCCAGAGACCCATGGTTGGATTTGCAGTTGGAGTATACTCATTGTTTTAGTCATCACGGAGAAAGTGGGCACTACCATTATGACACTACCCCAGGTATAGTGGAATATGTTGGGTACTTCTTACCTGCAGTGCTTCTCTATCGTATTGACCAACCAAAAGAGACCCATTTAATTGGGCGATATTAA